The proteins below are encoded in one region of Verrucomicrobiota bacterium:
- a CDS encoding ice-binding family protein, translated as MKNQNVKKLILGAAIIGIMNSGAWATPVVNLGTAQDFTILSKAGISTTAGTAIVGDIGVSPIAATAITGFGLILDASGEFSTSSLVTGQVFAADYAPPTPTMLGVAIGDMETAYTDAAGRSGPDFLNLFGGNLNGQTLSAGLYKWQSALSIVNSITFDGDANAIWVMQVDNRLNLGNAANIFLSGGALAQNIFWQTAEGATLGTDSHFEGMLLTATDIAVQTRASVNGGLFAQTAVTLDENSIVGAGLAPSPIPEPSTYALFGIGGLVLMVLARRRKSQLTHNLAQ; from the coding sequence ATGAAAAATCAAAACGTAAAAAAACTGATCCTTGGAGCTGCGATCATTGGTATTATGAATTCAGGAGCATGGGCTACACCAGTAGTAAACCTTGGGACGGCGCAAGACTTTACTATTCTTTCTAAAGCAGGAATTAGCACTACGGCGGGCACGGCGATTGTTGGCGATATAGGTGTCAGTCCTATTGCAGCAACCGCTATTACTGGTTTCGGTCTAATTCTCGATGCTTCCGGTGAATTCTCGACGTCTTCACTCGTAACAGGCCAGGTATTTGCTGCCGATTATGCACCCCCCACACCTACTATGCTGGGCGTCGCTATTGGTGACATGGAGACGGCATATACCGATGCTGCTGGGCGTTCAGGTCCCGATTTCCTAAATTTATTCGGTGGAAATCTGAACGGACAGACGCTCTCTGCTGGCCTTTACAAATGGCAGAGTGCGTTATCTATTGTAAACTCCATCACATTTGACGGAGATGCTAACGCGATCTGGGTCATGCAAGTCGACAACCGATTGAATCTGGGAAATGCAGCGAATATCTTCCTAAGTGGTGGCGCCCTAGCTCAGAATATCTTCTGGCAAACTGCTGAAGGTGCTACGTTAGGAACCGATTCACATTTTGAAGGAATGCTGCTGACCGCAACGGATATCGCCGTACAAACGAGAGCTTCCGTCAACGGGGGACTCTTCGCACAGACAGCGGTGACGCTTGATGAGAATAGTATCGTGGGAGCCGGACTCGCACCATCACCCATCCCTGAGCCATCTACGTATGCCCTCTTCGGCATTGGTGGACTTGTTCTCATGGTTCTTGCCCGTCGTCGCAAGAGTCAATTAACTCATAACCTCGCCCAATAG
- a CDS encoding CsbD family protein, translated as MNKLEIKGDWKIIKGKVKQKWAKLTDNDLEYVEGKEEELIGRIQKRTGETRAAVEKVLNEHCCCDTK; from the coding sequence ATGAATAAACTAGAGATAAAAGGCGACTGGAAAATCATCAAAGGAAAAGTCAAACAAAAATGGGCAAAACTCACGGATAACGACCTTGAGTACGTGGAAGGCAAGGAAGAGGAATTGATCGGCCGGATCCAGAAACGCACAGGCGAGACACGGGCGGCGGTGGAGAAGGTGCTCAATGAGCATTGTTGTTGTGATACGAAATAA